Proteins co-encoded in one bacterium genomic window:
- the rpmF gene encoding 50S ribosomal protein L32: MPNPKRRHSKSRGRKRRTHDALQQPRMS, encoded by the coding sequence ATGCCGAATCCAAAACGGAGACATTCGAAATCGCGTGGCCGGAAACGTCGCACTCATGACGCTTTGCAACAGCCAAGGATGTCGGA